From a single Myxosarcina sp. GI1 genomic region:
- a CDS encoding glycosyltransferase family 4 protein, with the protein MKVVHLWKSDSSFRGGGGAISMHRLHSGLRTAGIDSKILCKIKTTQSPNVEVLQKGSLARVTDKLLEQFTSRLGLNDVHQLSSFQIKQNPTFANADLVHFHGIHGGFINYLALPALTADKPAVFTLKDMWMLTGHCGYAFDCDRWQTGCGNCPYLETPPEVTRDATALEWKLKDWIYDRLNLTLVCPSKWIADLAAQSPLTNRFPIHHIPHGINTEVFHPLNVEQCRLELNLPLDKKVLMFASVQLSDERKGGDLLIKALQNLPPSLKAETVLLVFGKDAKALASTVGIATYDLGYINEDRAKVVAYSAADLFLFPTRADVFGLVSLESQACGTPVISFNVGGVPDHVRPKITGYLAPPEDAKDFSKGIVELLEDDALRQQMSQQCRAIAEREYSLPLYAQRHINLYEQLLATQNSNLKTQEMILGQA; encoded by the coding sequence ATGAAAGTCGTTCACCTTTGGAAAAGTGACTCTAGTTTTCGGGGTGGTGGCGGAGCAATTTCGATGCACCGTCTCCATTCTGGTTTGAGAACCGCAGGCATTGATTCCAAAATATTATGTAAGATTAAAACTACTCAATCTCCTAATGTTGAAGTCCTGCAAAAAGGTTCTCTGGCTAGAGTTACAGATAAATTACTCGAACAGTTTACTTCTAGATTGGGTTTAAATGATGTTCATCAATTAAGCTCTTTCCAGATTAAACAGAATCCTACTTTTGCCAATGCAGATTTAGTACACTTTCATGGGATTCACGGTGGCTTTATCAACTATCTAGCTCTGCCAGCACTAACGGCAGATAAACCCGCTGTCTTTACTCTCAAAGATATGTGGATGCTTACGGGACACTGTGGTTATGCCTTTGATTGCGATCGCTGGCAAACGGGTTGTGGTAATTGTCCCTATTTAGAAACTCCGCCAGAAGTAACCAGAGATGCTACTGCCCTAGAGTGGAAGCTGAAAGATTGGATTTACGACCGACTAAATCTAACTCTGGTTTGTCCTAGCAAGTGGATCGCAGATCTTGCCGCTCAAAGTCCTCTAACCAATCGGTTCCCTATTCACCATATTCCTCACGGTATCAATACTGAAGTATTTCATCCCCTGAATGTCGAACAGTGCCGTTTGGAACTCAATCTACCTTTAGATAAAAAAGTGTTGATGTTTGCCTCGGTTCAGCTTAGTGACGAGCGCAAAGGCGGGGACTTATTAATTAAAGCACTGCAAAATTTACCGCCATCTCTTAAAGCCGAAACCGTACTCTTGGTTTTTGGTAAAGATGCTAAAGCTCTGGCTTCTACCGTCGGTATTGCCACCTACGACTTGGGCTATATCAACGAAGATCGCGCCAAAGTAGTAGCCTATTCGGCAGCCGATTTATTTCTCTTTCCTACCCGTGCTGACGTGTTTGGCTTGGTTTCTTTAGAAAGTCAGGCTTGTGGAACTCCAGTAATATCTTTTAACGTTGGTGGCGTTCCCGATCACGTTCGTCCTAAGATTACAGGTTACTTAGCACCACCAGAAGACGCTAAAGATTTCAGTAAGGGAATTGTCGAACTGCTAGAAGATGATGCTTTACGCCAGCAGATGAGTCAACAATGTCGGGCGATCGCCGAACGAGAATATTCTCTACCGCTATATGCCCAAAGACACATCAACCTATACGAACAGTTACTAGCTACTCAAAATTCAAACCTCAAAACTCAAGAGATGATTTTGGGACAAGCTTGA
- the lhgO gene encoding L-2-hydroxyglutarate oxidase, producing MYDFVIVGGGIVGLSTAMALGETYPQAKIAVLEKESQWAFHQTGHNSGVIHSGIYYKPGGFKARFCRAGNQSMVGFCQKHDINYNICGKVIVAVEESELPLLENLYQRGLQNGMKVSKISAEEVREIEPHVRCLAGLRVPSTGIVDYQKVAQKYAELIELQGGELHLNTKVVKIVNTNNDTQVIETTQGNFETRFTINCAGLYSDRIAKLAKAKPQAKIVPFRGEYYELTPEKRYLVKTLIYPVPNPAFPFLGVHFTKMIDGTVHAGPNAVLSLKREGYHKTDFNLRDFAEVMTYPGFWKLAAKYSEDGIQEIIRSFSKAAFVRSLQRLIPEVQAEDLVPTHAGVRAQALMNDGKLVDDFSIVQSDNSIHVCNAPSPAATSSIEIGKAIVNQMPAFSHLQTNLQTSLKV from the coding sequence ATGTATGATTTTGTAATTGTTGGTGGCGGCATCGTCGGTCTTTCTACGGCAATGGCTTTGGGCGAAACCTATCCTCAAGCAAAAATTGCTGTTTTAGAAAAAGAGTCACAGTGGGCATTTCACCAAACAGGACATAACAGTGGAGTAATTCATTCGGGGATTTACTACAAACCAGGTGGATTTAAGGCTCGGTTTTGCCGTGCGGGTAATCAATCGATGGTGGGATTTTGCCAGAAACATGACATTAATTACAATATTTGCGGCAAAGTTATCGTAGCTGTAGAAGAATCAGAGTTACCTTTACTAGAAAACCTCTACCAACGGGGTTTGCAAAACGGTATGAAGGTCAGCAAGATTAGTGCTGAGGAAGTAAGAGAAATCGAACCTCATGTACGCTGTCTTGCTGGTTTGCGCGTACCCAGTACGGGTATCGTTGACTATCAAAAAGTCGCTCAAAAGTATGCCGAACTGATCGAACTTCAAGGAGGAGAACTTCATCTCAATACCAAAGTCGTTAAGATCGTCAATACTAACAACGATACTCAAGTAATCGAAACCACACAAGGAAATTTTGAAACTCGATTTACTATTAACTGTGCTGGCTTGTATAGCGATCGCATCGCCAAACTAGCTAAAGCCAAACCTCAAGCTAAAATTGTTCCTTTTCGTGGGGAATACTACGAACTCACCCCAGAAAAACGCTACTTAGTTAAAACCCTAATTTATCCCGTACCCAATCCCGCTTTTCCTTTCCTGGGAGTTCACTTTACCAAGATGATCGACGGTACCGTTCACGCAGGACCAAATGCAGTCTTGAGTCTCAAACGGGAAGGCTATCACAAAACCGATTTCAATCTGCGCGACTTTGCCGAAGTAATGACCTATCCAGGCTTCTGGAAATTAGCCGCCAAGTACAGTGAAGATGGCATTCAGGAAATTATTCGCTCTTTTAGCAAAGCGGCATTTGTTCGTAGTTTGCAAAGATTAATTCCCGAAGTGCAAGCAGAAGACTTAGTTCCTACCCATGCAGGGGTTCGCGCCCAAGCACTGATGAACGATGGCAAACTCGTCGATGATTTTTCTATCGTTCAAAGCGATAACTCTATTCACGTTTGTAATGCCCCTTCTCCTGCTGCCACTTCTTCTATAGAAATTGGCAAAGCAATTGTCAACCAAATGCCCGCATTTTCCCATTTACAAACCAATCTACAAACCTCATTAAAAGTATAA
- a CDS encoding glycosyltransferase family 2 protein — protein sequence MTQKRPLVSVGMPVYNGEHFLENALNSILAQTFKDFELIISDNGSTDKTEAICRRYANADRRIRYIRNEENLGAGWNFDRVAELATGKYFKWACHDDLCAPEFLQKCVEVLETDPTMVLAYAKTSIIDESGAEIKKYEDGFHLTSDQPVERFKAYHHLVRYGNLCHPFHGTIRREVLTKLLPLGSYPSSDLILLGKLVLYGKFYEIPDYLFCKRDHPAISVRAHRAFHERIAWYDPTKKGKLHLTRWKWFEEYISAIRTAPLTWQEKTKCYRQMLQWLVWNSVWLTKDLLKAIAWPFVKLFLSRQLQFKLPKSPVSVKANNQ from the coding sequence ATGACCCAAAAACGACCCTTGGTTAGTGTTGGTATGCCCGTCTATAATGGCGAGCATTTTTTAGAAAATGCTTTAAATTCAATTCTGGCGCAAACCTTTAAAGATTTCGAGTTAATTATTTCTGATAATGGCTCSACTGACAAAACAGAAGCAATTTGCCGCCGCTATGCCAACGCCGACCGACGCATTCGCTATATCCGTAACGAAGAAAACCTGGGTGCTGGGTGGAATTTCGACCGAGTTGCCGAGTTGGCTACGGGCAAGTACTTTAAATGGGCTTGCCATGACGATCTTTGCGCTCCAGAATTTCTGCAAAAATGTGTCGAAGTTTTAGAAACAGACCCAACCATGGTTTTAGCTTATGCTAAAACTTCGATTATTGACGAATCTGGGGCAGAAATAAAAAAATATGAAGATGGATTTCACTTAACTTCTGACCAACCCGTCGAACGATTTAAAGCCTATCATCACCTAGTTCGTTACGGTAATCTATGTCATCCTTTTCATGGCACGATCCGAAGGGAGGTTTTAACAAAATTATTGCCTTTAGGAAGCTATCCTTCTTCAGATTTGATTTTGCTGGGAAAACTAGTTCTTTACGGCAAATTTTATGAAATTCCCGATTATTTGTTTTGTAAACGCGATCATCCTGCAATCTCTGTCAGGGCACACCGTGCCTTTCACGAACGTATTGCCTGGTATGACCCAACCAAAAAAGGCAAGCTACACCTAACTAGATGGAAGTGGTTTGAAGAGTATATCTCTGCTATTCGTACCGCGCCTCTCACTTGGCAAGAAAAAACCAAATGCTATAGACAAATGCTGCAATGGCTGGTTTGGAATAGCGTCTGGTTGACCAAAGATTTGCTTAAAGCTATTGCTTGGCCTTTTGTCAAGCTGTTCCTCAGTAGGCAGTTGCAATTTAAACTGCCAAAAAGCCCCGTATCAGTAAAAGCAAATAATCAATAA
- a CDS encoding DapH/DapD/GlmU-related protein codes for MISLPETTTWKRVQTKWQITGLRGLFATAWMWFWMRWSRWGYFGKLATQIATWSAPPYYARRCLARYHPQGYIAPGATLYHQLLQLGTNVFIGDRTTIFQDRDGGKVILGDRVHLYGDTYIQTGDEGTITIGEDTHIQPRCQFSGYKAPIEIGARVQIAPNCAFYPYAHGIELGQPMQDQPLTTKGGIVIEDDVWLGYRVIVLDGVRIGEGAVIGAGSVVTKDIPARAIAVGSPARVIDMRR; via the coding sequence ATGATTAGCTTACCTGAAACTACAACCTGGAAACGAGTACAAACTAAATGGCAAATTACTGGACTTAGAGGTCTATTTGCTACTGCCTGGATGTGGTTTTGGATGCGCTGGAGTCGCTGGGGCTATTTTGGCAAGCTTGCCACCCAAATTGCTACTTGGTCGGCTCCGCCATATTACGCTCGCCGCTGTCTGGCTCGCTATCATCCCCAAGGTTATATTGCTCCTGGCGCGACGCTCTATCATCAGTTACTCCAGTTAGGTACTAATGTGTTTATCGGCGATCGCACGACCATCTTTCAGGATCGCGATGGCGGCAAAGTTATCTTGGGCGATCGAGTCCATCTCTATGGCGATACCTACATTCAAACTGGCGACGAAGGTACGATAACTATCGGTGAAGATACTCATATTCAACCCCGTTGCCAATTTTCTGGTTACAAAGCACCAATTGAGATTGGAGCCAGAGTCCAAATTGCGCCAAACTGTGCTTTTTATCCCTACGCTCACGGTATCGAATTAGGACAGCCAATGCAGGATCAGCCTCTAACTACTAAAGGCGGCATCGTTATTGAAGATGATGTTTGGCTTGGTTATCGAGTCATCGTTCTCGATGGCGTACGTATTGGTGAAGGCGCGGTAATTGGAGCGGGTTCGGTAGTCACCAAAGATATTCCTGCTAGAGCGATCGCTGTAGGTAGTCCCGCTCGCGTTATTGATATGCGTCGCTAA
- the rfbF gene encoding glucose-1-phosphate cytidylyltransferase — protein MKAVILAGGLGTRLSEETSVRPKPMVEIGGMPILWHIMKIYSTHGINDFIICCGYKGYVIKEYFANYFLHRSDVTFDMRFNQMNVHNGNAEPWRVTLVDTGEHTMTGGRLKRVREHVGTETFCFTYGDGVGNVDITKLIAFHNQQGTMATLTATQPPGRFGAILLGQEQTKITSFQEKPEGDGAWINGGYFVLEPEVIDFIENDSTVWEQEPLKKLAHLEQLSAFKHDGFWQPMDTLRDKRNLEKMWQSGNAPWKIW, from the coding sequence ATGAAAGCAGTAATACTAGCTGGTGGATTGGGAACTCGTTTGAGTGAAGAAACTAGCGTTCGACCCAAACCAATGGTAGAAATTGGCGGTATGCCAATTCTCTGGCACATTATGAAAATCTATTCCACTCACGGAATCAATGATTTTATTATCTGCTGTGGCTATAAAGGCTATGTAATTAAAGAATATTTTGCCAATTATTTTCTGCATCGTTCTGATGTTACCTTTGATATGCGGTTCAATCAGATGAACGTACACAATGGTAATGCCGAACCCTGGCGAGTTACCCTTGTCGATACGGGAGAGCATACTATGACTGGGGGACGTTTAAAAAGAGTTAGAGAACACGTTGGTACTGAAACTTTCTGCTTTACCTATGGAGACGGAGTCGGTAATGTTGACATTACCAAGCTTATTGCTTTCCACAATCAGCAGGGAACTATGGCAACTCTTACCGCAACCCAACCACCAGGACGCTTTGGAGCGATTTTGCTAGGGCAAGAACAAACCAAAATTACCAGCTTTCAGGAAAAACCCGAAGGCGATGGTGCCTGGATCAACGGCGGTTATTTTGTCCTCGAACCAGAAGTAATTGACTTTATTGAAAATGATTCTACGGTTTGGGAACAAGAACCCTTAAAGAAACTCGCTCATCTAGAACAACTATCTGCTTTTAAACACGATGGTTTCTGGCAGCCAATGGACACTTTGCGAGATAAACGCAACCTGGAAAAAATGTGGCAAAGCGGTAATGCACCCTGGAAAATTTGGTAA
- a CDS encoding heparin lyase I family protein, with protein MRISKFLLFPLAIALLPVGNSSTDLILNQTFDEGKYESIYRQYQNHQCSQDPEYLNNSLFKFVSYPVRGGKLAMQHNTKNCDERSELGINPGLLKAGEEYWIGWSYFIPENFNQSRSGKPDYTIVHQMFYGASFRDQRSGETLFECNQKSTRNGKLTTRGSPGSHMSISPQGDRFEYGLTFYKGRDSQGRYIFGCKNIAIPARLNEWEDFVMHIKPSSDPQEGFVKIWQNGKLYVDEKVALLRPGVNIMGAWKIGIYVGDPGHGERLLYTDELRVGNKNSSFKKVSPKDY; from the coding sequence ATGCGCATCTCTAAATTTCTGCTGTTTCCTCTAGCTATTGCTTTATTACCTGTAGGAAATTCCTCGACCGATTTAATCTTGAATCAGACATTTGATGAGGGAAAATACGAGTCTATTTACAGACAGTATCAAAATCATCAATGCAGCCAAGATCCAGAGTATTTAAATAACAGTTTGTTTAAGTTTGTCTCTTATCCCGTTCGTGGTGGCAAGTTGGCAATGCAGCACAATACCAAAAACTGTGACGAACGCAGCGAACTAGGAATTAATCCAGGTTTACTAAAAGCAGGAGAAGAATATTGGATCGGTTGGAGTTACTTTATTCCCGAAAACTTTAATCAGTCGCGATCGGGTAAACCAGACTATACCATCGTCCACCAAATGTTTTACGGAGCCTCCTTTCGCGATCAGCGTAGTGGGGAAACGTTATTTGAATGCAATCAAAAATCTACCAGAAATGGCAAACTGACCACTAGAGGCTCACCTGGAAGCCACATGAGCATTTCCCCTCAAGGCGATCGCTTTGAGTATGGTCTAACTTTCTACAAAGGCAGAGATAGTCAGGGAAGATATATTTTTGGCTGTAAAAATATTGCCATTCCAGCCAGACTCAATGAATGGGAAGACTTTGTCATGCACATCAAGCCTTCCTCCGATCCCCAGGAAGGATTTGTCAAAATTTGGCAAAATGGCAAGCTTTATGTTGACGAGAAGGTAGCACTACTTCGTCCTGGCGTAAACATTATGGGTGCCTGGAAAATTGGTATTTATGTGGGAGATCCAGGACATGGCGAACGTCTTTTATATACAGATGAGCTACGGGTAGGAAACAAAAATTCTTCTTTTAAGAAAGTCTCTCCTAAAGATTATTAA
- the pssD gene encoding PssD/Cps14F family polysaccharide biosynthesis glycosyltransferase → MRLLLICNPGGHFSTMLGLKEFWSAHYREWVTYPKFDTERLRGKEIVHWVMMQEARMLGRAVVNFFHALLILYQSKPDMVISTGASLAVPFIYASKIFGIKTVFIESISRSQVLSLSGKLVYYVVDEFYVQWPECLERYPKAKYKGLIA, encoded by the coding sequence ATGCGACTACTACTTATTTGTAATCCAGGAGGACACTTTTCTACCATGTTGGGTTTAAAAGAGTTCTGGTCGGCGCATTATCGAGAATGGGTTACATATCCCAAGTTCGATACCGAACGCTTGCGCGGAAAAGAAATCGTTCACTGGGTAATGATGCAGGAAGCCAGAATGTTAGGTAGAGCGGTGGTCAATTTTTTCCACGCTCTGCTTATTCTCTACCAGAGCAAACCAGACATGGTCATTTCTACTGGAGCGAGCTTAGCCGTACCGTTTATTTACGCCAGTAAAATTTTTGGCATCAAAACCGTATTTATTGAAAGCATATCGCGCTCTCAAGTTCTCAGCCTTAGTGGCAAATTAGTCTACTACGTCGTTGATGAATTTTACGTTCAATGGCCAGAATGTTTGGAACGTTACCCCAAAGCTAAATACAAAGGTTTAATTGCCTAA
- a CDS encoding NAD(P)-dependent oxidoreductase has product MKILVTGTEGYLGSLLAPLLMKQGHEVVGVDTGFYKVGWLYNGSQLTPKTLNKDIRHITAEDLQGVDAVVHMAELSNDPAGQLAPHITYEINHKGSVRLAELAKEVGIERFVYMSSCSVYGVATEDYVTEESSLNPQTDYAKCKTLVERDVKPLADDNFSPTFMRNATAYGASPRMRFDIVLNNLSGLAWTTKQIKMTSDGTPWRPLVHGLDICKAILCTLEAPRDLVHNQVFNVGDTSHNYQIKEVAETIAEVFVGCQLSFGQSDGDNRSYRVSFEKINSQLPGFKCDWNARLGAEQLYNVFTQIDMTAETFTSRGFTRLKQLEYLIRTNQIDRNFFWSQPSPVAKTAEVQKEPAVV; this is encoded by the coding sequence ATGAAAATATTAGTTACTGGAACAGAAGGATATCTTGGCTCTCTTTTAGCTCCCCTATTAATGAAGCAAGGACACGAAGTTGTTGGGGTCGATACTGGATTTTATAAAGTTGGCTGGCTGTATAACGGCTCTCAACTAACCCCCAAAACTTTGAATAAAGATATCCGTCATATTACTGCGGAAGACTTACAGGGTGTTGATGCGGTAGTTCACATGGCAGAACTTTCTAACGACCCCGCAGGTCAACTAGCTCCTCATATTACCTACGAAATCAATCACAAAGGCTCCGTAAGACTGGCTGAACTTGCCAAAGAGGTAGGAATAGAACGCTTTGTCTATATGTCTTCCTGTAGCGTTTACGGCGTTGCTACCGAAGATTACGTTACCGAAGAATCATCTCTCAACCCCCAAACCGACTATGCTAAATGCAAAACTTTAGTCGAACGAGATGTCAAACCTCTAGCCGACGATAACTTTTCACCTACCTTTATGCGTAATGCTACCGCTTATGGTGCTTCACCTCGGATGCGTTTTGATATCGTCTTAAATAACCTATCGGGATTGGCTTGGACGACCAAACAAATCAAGATGACCAGCGACGGTACTCCCTGGCGACCCTTGGTTCACGGCTTGGATATCTGCAAAGCGATTTTATGCACCTTGGAAGCACCAAGAGATTTAGTTCACAATCAGGTTTTCAACGTGGGAGACACCTCTCACAACTACCAAATCAAAGAAGTTGCCGAGACAATTGCTGAAGTCTTTGTCGGATGTCAACTCAGCTTTGGTCAAAGCGATGGCGACAACCGTAGCTACCGCGTTTCCTTTGAAAAAATTAATAGCCAACTACCTGGCTTTAAATGTGACTGGAATGCACGACTCGGTGCCGAGCAGTTGTATAACGTGTTTACTCAAATAGACATGACGGCAGAAACTTTTACTTCTAGAGGCTTTACTCGCTTAAAACAGCTAGAGTATTTAATTCGCACCAATCAGATCGATCGCAACTTCTTCTGGAGTCAGCCATCGCCAGTAGCAAAAACAGCCGAAGTTCAAAAAGAACCAGCGGTTGTTTAA
- a CDS encoding glycosyltransferase: MIVFTLGTIVFPFDRAVDWLNRMLEEEIITEPVLFQHGSTSVARIHHPLLTTVKSLSKTEMIESVGRASLVVAHAGQGSTRMLAKMGSSFVLLPRLKRYGEHIDDHQLLFAQAVEKFGVSHCTEFSRLVDCVKTPPRPIEGELFKAPSLARYFYEIYQAPLIASQQHPALSFGSEHYYD, encoded by the coding sequence ATGATTGTCTTTACCTTAGGAACGATTGTTTTTCCCTTCGATCGCGCCGTTGATTGGCTAAATCGAATGCTGGAAGAAGAAATCATTACCGAACCAGTTTTATTTCAACACGGATCGACTTCGGTCGCTCGCATCCATCATCCCTTATTGACCACTGTTAAATCTCTTTCTAAAACCGAAATGATCGAGTCTGTAGGTCGAGCTTCGTTGGTAGTTGCCCATGCTGGTCAGGGTTCTACCAGAATGTTGGCAAAAATGGGTTCGTCTTTTGTCTTGCTGCCGCGACTAAAACGCTATGGCGAACACATAGACGACCATCAATTACTATTTGCCCAGGCAGTGGAAAAATTTGGTGTCAGTCACTGTACCGAATTTTCACGTTTGGTCGATTGCGTAAAAACACCACCCCGACCCATTGAAGGAGAGCTATTCAAAGCTCCTTCTCTAGCTAGGTACTTTTACGAAATTTACCAAGCTCCTCTTATTGCTTCTCAACAACATCCTGCCCTAAGTTTTGGTTCCGAACATTATTATGATTAG